A single Epinephelus fuscoguttatus linkage group LG13, E.fuscoguttatus.final_Chr_v1 DNA region contains:
- the cnga4 gene encoding cyclic nucleotide-gated cation channel alpha-4 — protein sequence MDKTGDVGIRRNQWQRLFRWQRGQKVTEEGEDGVKDEGKQNASVDSKLKVNWKEWVVDPADQFYYVWLQIMIFPIVYNWVIIILRTCFTTIAMSYLPVWLTLDYLADLMYMIDMVIIVHTGYLDQGILIKDLTQLKKHYLHSKRFLRDLVSLLPTDFLYFVFGIQTPLVRINRFLRLPRLNEALDRMETRTSYPNTFRISKLMIYIFVLIHWNACLYFALSNYIGFGSDRWVYPNITNPKFASMRRQYFYCFWFSAQIFTTVGDTPLPKREEEYLFMIADLLIAVLVFASIVGNVGNVITSLRDRDNVFFPNHELVKAYLRSHHISKELRQRIDNWYQHLHINKKIMRENEILQQLPVHLRTEIAVSVHLPTLSKVTIFQSCEKSLLEELVLKLTPQVFSPGEYVCRKGDVGHEMYIIKEGKLAVVADDGVTEYAVLSESNFFGEISILNIKGNRSGNRRTANIRSIGYSDLFSLSKEDLTDVLSEFPAAKRHLEEKGRQILTKMGMLEDSGEAEEGEAEEVEIKINRLESNLEVLQTKLARLMVELESSHRKMQARVEQLEWEVAALVTQPPEDGEDGERAQGRGEGVGGEVGWEREEAEGEEEEGSDAKVKKQGQGEDVNDVTKEGDGESTKSTKEDVERMVEGDKSGLKDPDNQEKKKEDGGEKNREKGDDRPGKGDGAEIEPEDKKEETSGEKESGREKAEEDSEMKQKDEGQKNSKNNQKGE from the exons ATGGATAAAACAGGTGATGTTGGTATCAGACGGAACCAATGGCAGAGACTGTTCAGGTGGCAGCGGGGGCAGAAAGTAACTGAGGAAGGAGAAGATGGAGTCAAGGATGAAGGGAAACAGAATGCCAGTGTGGATTCCAAGTTGAAAGTTAA CTGGAAAGAGTGGGTGGTTGATCCGGCAGACCAGTTTTATTACGTCTGGCTACAGATTATGATCTTTCCCATCGTGTACAACTGGGTGATCATCATTCTGAG GACATGTTTCACTACAATTGCAATGAGCTACCTGCCTGTGTGGCTCACACTGGACTATCTGGCAGACCTCATGTATATGATTGACATGGTCATCATTGTTCACACAG GTTACTTGGATCAGGGCATCCTGATCAAGGACCTAACTCAGCTGAAGAAGCACTACCTGCACTCCAAACGTTTCCTAAGGGACCTTGTTTCCTTGCTGCCCACTGACTTCCTCTACTTTGTCTTTGGCATCCAAACTCCGCTGGTAAGGATCAACCGCTTCCTGCGCCTGCCACGACTCAACGAGGCTCTGGATCGCATGGAGACGAGGACCTCCTACCCCAACACCTTCCGCATCTCCAAACTCATGATCTACATCTTTGTGTTGATCCACTGGAACGCCTGTCTTTACTTTGCTCTGTCCAACTACATCGGCTTTGGAAGTGATCGTTGGGTTTACCCCAACATCACCAACCCAAAGTTTGCCTCCATGCGTCGGCAGTACTTTTACTGCTTCTGGTTCTCTGCTCAGATTTTCACCACAGTGGGAGACACCCCTTTGCCAAAAAGGGAAGAGGAGTACTTGTTTATGATTGCAGACCTGCTCATTGCCGTGTTGGTGTTTGCATCGATTGTTGGCAATGTTGGTAATGTCATCACGAGTCTGAGGGACCGTGATAATGTCTTCTTCCCTAATCATGAGCTG GTGAAGGCTTACCTGCGTAGCCATCACATTAGCAAGGAACTTCGACAGCGTATCGACAACTGGTACCAGCATCTTCACATCAACAAGAAGATCATGCGAGAGAATGAaatcctgcagcagctgcccgTACACCTGAGGACAGAGATCGCTGTCAGCGTTCATCTCCCCACACTCTCCAAAGTCACCATCTTCCAGAGCTGTGAGAAGAGTCTGTTGGAGGAGCTGGTGCTCAAACTAACACCTCAG GTGTTCAGTCCAGGAGAGTACGTTTGCAGGAAAGGAGACGTGGGCCATGAAATGTATATCATCAAAGAAGGGAAACTTGCAGTTGTAGCAGATGATGGGGTCACAGAGTATGCTGTGCTGAGTGAATCAAATTTCTTTGGGGAAATTAGTATCCTCAATATCAAAG GTAACAGGTCAGGCAACCGTCGCACTGCCAACATCCGAAGCATCGGCTACTCTGACCTCTTCAGCCTGTCCAAAGAAGACCTGACAGACGTGTTATCTGAGTTCCCCGCAGCCAAACGTCACCTGGAAGAGAAAGGCAGACAGATCCTCACCAAGATGGGCATGTTGGAGGACAGCGGAGAGGCGGAGGAGGGGGAGGCAGAGGAAGTGGAAATCAAGATAAACAGGCTCGAGAGCAACCTGGAAGTCCTGCAGACAAAACTAGCTCGACTCATGGTGGAATTAGAGTCGAGCCACCGCAAGATGCAGGCCAGGGTGGAGCAGCTGGAGTGGGAGGTGGCAGCACTGGTGACACAGCCGCCAGAGGATGGAGAGGACGGAGAAAGAGCACAGGGAAGAGGTGAaggggtgggaggggaggtCGGATGGGAACGggaagaggcagagggagaggaggaggagggctcaGATGCAAAGGTGAAAAAACAGGGACAGGGAGAGGATGTTAACGATGTGACCAAAGAGGGAGACGGAGAGAGCACTAAAAGCACAAAGGAAGatgtggagaggatggtggaggGAGATAAATCTGGGCTGAAAGACCCCGATAAtcaggagaagaaaaaagaagatggtggagagaaaaacagagagaaaggagacGACCGGCCTGGGAAGGGAGACGGGGCTGAGATCGAACCTGAAGATAAGAAAGAAGAGACAAGTGGAGAGAAAGAATCTGGGAGAGAAAAGGCTGAAGAAGACTCAGAGATGAAGCAGAAAGATGAAgggcagaaaaacagcaaaaacaaccaaaaaggagaataa